In Nitrosarchaeum koreense MY1, one genomic interval encodes:
- a CDS encoding helix-turn-helix transcriptional regulator codes for MAKKQDKTSDVPLKKEAAPKEKKPAKKEAAPKEKKPAKKEAAPKEKKPAKKEAAPKPKKLTKKELEEIKKEAEKTLEEELEEQLTDEEIENFQIEKVDMERLTNKICDVLAERESSGMFQSELWKKLKLTSRDGSRLALKLERMGTIYREKILDKGRWTYKLILKKTPISTLSIENAPCLVCPVEQKCSLEGEISPRNCQFIEDWVLSEMKKPTKAK; via the coding sequence ATGGCAAAAAAACAAGATAAAACATCTGACGTTCCTTTAAAAAAAGAAGCAGCACCTAAAGAAAAGAAACCTGCAAAAAAAGAAGCAGCACCTAAAGAAAAGAAACCTGCAAAAAAAGAAGCAGCACCTAAAGAAAAGAAACCTGCAAAAAAAGAAGCAGCACCTAAACCAAAAAAGCTTACTAAGAAAGAATTAGAAGAAATTAAAAAAGAAGCTGAAAAAACATTAGAAGAAGAATTAGAAGAACAACTTACCGATGAAGAGATTGAAAATTTCCAAATTGAAAAAGTTGACATGGAGAGACTCACAAATAAAATATGTGATGTTTTAGCTGAACGTGAATCTAGTGGAATGTTCCAAAGTGAACTTTGGAAAAAATTAAAGCTAACTAGTAGGGATGGTTCTCGACTTGCATTAAAGTTAGAAAGAATGGGAACTATTTACCGAGAAAAAATTCTTGATAAAGGTCGTTGGACGTATAAATTAATTCTAAAAAAGACTCCTATCAGCACTTTATCAATTGAGAATGCCCCATGCCTTGTTTGTCCCGTTGAACAAAAATGTTCACTTGAAGGAGAAATAAGCCCACGTAATTGTCAATTCATTGAAGACTGGGTACTATCAGAGATGAAAAAACCTACGAAAGCCAAATGA
- a CDS encoding AAA family ATPase has protein sequence MRLRKFRVRAYRCIHDSGEITVGDLAAFVGRNESGKTTILQALTLLNKDEKISDLDLCDELSEELKGEVTLAEGEFELSSNEVKLIKEAFPGLPDIRKIKLFRTNKIPRVQYEFENIQLSDERNNEINSWENFSRQIKNFLDTIPNHLKIQINTELFDGPPPKNQQIFNSGMAEFSNQFHVIAVQEPKVIEEWQKIYHNPENQYHKLLSGSSEKSALENFIASELHPRFVYFSDYKKIYGNINLNEYLREEKGVRASSIEFIEEFDKAETVRNLFYLAELDIKTLDDVKETPSKCIKLLNTASNRLTKKLNPAWKGDPIHVELRYNPGNIMSVVISDIHRDGTVTNTGLLNRRAEGFKWTFSFIVNFAAETQRAELKEAILLLDEPARNLHPTQQRGISDLLKNLAGSNQVLYATHSPFMIFDYTPGNLLVVELDKRKHLSKIFYDYWNADDKTLTPILYGLSRGLVESIVDREIGTNSRPVIIVETMSDAMYLNAFDKFLQDPNISMNPLNVVAAYNKNSVLPLAIFYRNHGYRTFILLDDSDESKQISAQLTSNDFSPIQTILFERDGKNLESIEDYIVLEDYLHAVNQTYEIRLRKEGYSNLKPLDVTSKGKKGVLENLRKIWEEHNDDDWGQFDNEEITRYICEKITLEETDFLSDKTKDQFRTLYRLIAERIRQYQNVTTKADLAKFQRARN, from the coding sequence ATGCGACTTAGAAAATTTAGAGTTAGAGCATATCGTTGCATTCATGATTCTGGCGAAATTACTGTTGGTGATTTAGCAGCATTTGTTGGAAGAAATGAAAGTGGAAAAACAACAATTCTACAAGCATTAACATTATTAAATAAAGATGAAAAAATTTCAGATTTAGATCTTTGCGATGAATTATCAGAAGAGTTGAAAGGAGAAGTTACACTAGCTGAAGGAGAATTTGAATTAAGTTCAAACGAGGTTAAATTAATCAAAGAAGCGTTTCCAGGTTTACCAGATATAAGAAAAATAAAATTATTTAGAACAAATAAAATACCTAGAGTACAATATGAGTTTGAAAATATTCAACTTAGTGATGAGCGAAATAATGAAATAAACTCTTGGGAGAATTTTTCAAGGCAGATTAAGAATTTTTTAGATACAATACCAAATCATCTTAAAATTCAAATCAATACTGAATTATTTGATGGTCCTCCACCAAAGAATCAGCAGATATTTAATAGCGGAATGGCTGAATTTAGCAATCAATTTCATGTAATAGCTGTTCAAGAGCCTAAAGTAATAGAAGAATGGCAAAAAATATACCATAATCCAGAAAATCAGTATCATAAACTTCTTAGTGGTAGTAGTGAAAAATCAGCTTTAGAGAATTTCATTGCATCTGAATTACATCCTCGATTTGTTTATTTTTCTGATTACAAAAAAATCTATGGCAATATCAATCTCAATGAATATCTTAGAGAAGAAAAAGGGGTCAGAGCAAGCTCAATTGAATTTATTGAAGAGTTTGACAAGGCCGAAACAGTAAGAAATCTTTTCTATTTGGCAGAATTAGACATTAAAACATTAGATGACGTAAAAGAAACTCCATCAAAATGTATCAAATTATTGAATACAGCAAGCAATAGATTAACTAAGAAATTAAATCCAGCATGGAAAGGCGACCCAATCCATGTTGAATTGAGATACAATCCAGGAAATATCATGAGTGTAGTAATTTCAGATATTCATCGTGATGGAACAGTAACCAACACAGGATTGCTAAATAGAAGAGCAGAAGGTTTCAAATGGACGTTTTCTTTTATTGTAAACTTTGCAGCAGAAACACAAAGAGCAGAACTCAAAGAAGCAATATTACTTCTTGATGAACCAGCAAGAAATCTTCATCCTACTCAACAAAGAGGAATTTCAGATTTATTAAAGAACCTTGCAGGCTCAAATCAGGTTTTGTATGCAACACATTCACCATTTATGATTTTTGATTATACTCCAGGAAACTTGTTGGTAGTAGAATTAGATAAAAGAAAACACCTTAGTAAAATTTTTTATGATTACTGGAATGCCGATGATAAAACACTAACCCCAATTCTATATGGATTATCAAGAGGGTTGGTCGAATCGATTGTAGATAGAGAAATTGGAACTAACTCAAGACCAGTGATTATTGTTGAGACAATGTCAGATGCAATGTATCTTAATGCTTTTGATAAATTTTTACAGGATCCAAATATATCAATGAATCCACTTAATGTAGTAGCTGCTTATAATAAAAATTCAGTATTACCTCTGGCAATATTTTATAGAAATCACGGATATAGGACATTTATTTTATTGGACGATTCAGATGAATCTAAACAGATTTCAGCTCAACTAACATCAAATGATTTTTCACCAATACAGACAATACTTTTTGAAAGAGATGGTAAGAATTTGGAATCAATTGAAGATTATATTGTTTTAGAAGATTATCTTCATGCAGTCAATCAAACTTATGAGATCAGATTGAGAAAAGAAGGGTATTCAAATCTTAAACCACTTGATGTAACTTCAAAGGGAAAGAAAGGTGTTTTAGAGAATTTAAGAAAAATTTGGGAAGAACATAATGATGATGATTGGGGTCAGTTCGATAATGAGGAGATTACTAGGTATATTTGTGAAAAAATTACCTTAGAAGAGACTGATTTCTTATCAGATAAAACTAAAGACCAATTTAGAACATTGTATAGATTAATTGCTGAAAGAATCAGACAATATCAAAACGTCACTACAAAGGCAGATTTAGCCAAATTTCAGAGAGCAAGAAATTAG
- a CDS encoding biofilm-associated protein, whose translation MSKPSIRGVFLSIILCLTVAIIIPAHAEGTVDAKSFSFEETTIIEFTNTGNVDVSAFRIWLGSDNNFKSFKTENGWIGEKTPQGVIIFTSSSEVIKPGESIKIGIKTDKISSGINWKALDKSDQQIEIGKTIAGELPKPVTISKPVAKSDTTVSEEGVLANSSFRIIPEKPNVGSTIRITGDNFGAAQELDFFINSNKISSFVTNDAGYFITTVKIPENIDADRVDFIIKDKNNQEKSISLRLEEPNNRIPESDNIPLTIVGLPEILHRTDFLEISGTAQPNSAITASVKDPEGKIINTRTAKADAKGNWKLAEPIIVPLDAPFGRYSAIISDGREEKTTSWMIETSKVILIKPITLKFNPGETMKFNGTALPNKSLELILEDPLGIEKTSDIIEIDETGNVEFEYPTIANVDKEGTWTLIAEQDGKREFIYAGLGEIPSIPINIEFDKLNYKSTETAKISLTGKPLDKLTMLIVDPSDKPKIIADNKNTVSITLGQDGKKTYELELSGYSSGAYTAIINKGASKSSEVFTVGLQTGSGVIKIGSTKLDYRPGEAILILGDTKENSLLTLTLSDPDGTVWKTKEIFSDKNGKIADDSLRLPSSAEPGIWIVNAKSGSNFDNVEIEVITSKEEGLVVTVEEGIEISGYGKSLNIKVINAEQTVKMIILNSDGEEIEALSFPSNKEGEIKQPWFIPKGTIPGTYTIKVTDAHNTAETTFTIK comes from the coding sequence ATGAGCAAACCCTCAATCAGAGGAGTTTTCCTTTCCATAATCTTATGTTTAACAGTGGCAATCATCATTCCAGCACATGCTGAAGGAACAGTAGATGCAAAAAGTTTTTCATTTGAAGAAACTACGATTATTGAATTTACTAATACTGGAAATGTTGATGTAAGCGCATTTAGAATTTGGTTAGGTAGTGATAATAATTTTAAATCATTTAAAACAGAAAATGGATGGATTGGTGAAAAAACTCCTCAAGGAGTTATAATATTTACTTCATCATCAGAAGTTATCAAACCAGGAGAATCAATAAAGATTGGAATTAAAACAGATAAAATATCTTCAGGAATTAATTGGAAAGCACTTGATAAAAGTGACCAACAAATAGAAATTGGAAAAACGATTGCAGGTGAATTACCAAAGCCGGTAACAATTTCTAAACCAGTAGCAAAATCAGATACAACAGTTTCAGAGGAAGGGGTTTTAGCAAATTCATCTTTCAGAATTATTCCAGAAAAACCAAATGTGGGGTCAACTATAAGAATAACTGGAGATAATTTTGGTGCAGCACAAGAATTAGATTTTTTTATAAATTCTAATAAAATTTCTAGCTTTGTCACGAATGATGCGGGTTATTTTATTACTACGGTAAAAATTCCAGAAAATATTGATGCGGACAGAGTAGACTTCATAATCAAAGATAAAAATAATCAAGAGAAAAGCATCAGTTTAAGATTAGAAGAGCCAAACAATAGAATTCCAGAATCAGATAACATCCCACTAACAATTGTCGGACTACCAGAAATATTACATAGAACAGATTTTTTAGAAATTTCAGGGACAGCACAGCCAAATAGTGCTATAACAGCATCAGTAAAAGATCCTGAGGGAAAGATCATCAACACAAGAACAGCAAAAGCTGATGCAAAAGGAAATTGGAAATTAGCAGAACCAATAATTGTTCCATTAGATGCACCATTTGGAAGATATAGCGCCATTATCTCAGATGGTAGAGAGGAAAAGACAACTTCATGGATGATAGAAACATCAAAAGTAATTCTCATAAAACCAATAACCTTGAAATTTAATCCTGGAGAGACAATGAAATTTAATGGCACCGCATTGCCAAATAAATCACTAGAGTTAATTTTAGAAGATCCACTTGGAATTGAAAAAACCTCAGATATCATTGAGATAGATGAGACAGGAAATGTTGAATTTGAATATCCAACAATAGCAAATGTAGACAAAGAAGGTACATGGACATTAATTGCAGAACAGGATGGAAAAAGAGAATTTATTTACGCAGGATTAGGAGAGATCCCATCAATACCAATTAACATTGAATTTGATAAATTAAATTATAAATCAACAGAAACTGCAAAAATATCACTAACTGGAAAGCCTCTAGATAAACTAACTATGTTAATTGTTGATCCATCAGATAAACCAAAAATAATTGCAGATAATAAAAATACTGTTTCCATCACATTAGGTCAAGACGGAAAAAAAACATATGAATTAGAACTAAGTGGATATTCATCAGGAGCATACACTGCTATTATCAACAAAGGCGCTTCTAAAAGTTCGGAGGTATTCACAGTGGGATTACAAACAGGTTCTGGTGTAATTAAAATTGGTAGCACAAAATTAGATTATAGACCGGGAGAGGCAATCTTAATTTTGGGAGATACAAAAGAAAACTCACTTTTAACACTCACACTAAGTGACCCTGATGGGACAGTATGGAAAACTAAAGAAATATTTTCAGATAAGAATGGAAAGATTGCAGATGATAGTTTAAGATTACCATCATCAGCAGAACCAGGCATATGGATAGTCAATGCAAAAAGCGGCTCGAACTTTGATAATGTTGAGATCGAAGTAATAACTTCTAAAGAAGAAGGACTTGTAGTTACAGTAGAAGAAGGTATAGAAATTTCAGGATATGGAAAAAGTCTTAACATTAAAGTGATAAATGCAGAACAAACAGTAAAAATGATAATCCTAAATTCAGATGGTGAAGAAATAGAGGCGTTATCATTCCCATCTAATAAAGAAGGCGAAATTAAACAACCATGGTTTATTCCAAAAGGCACAATACCAGGAACATATACCATCAAAGTAACTGATGCTCATAATACTGCTGAAACTACATTTACTATAAAATAA
- a CDS encoding adenine phosphoribosyltransferase: protein MNLKEKISEFPNFPKKGILFRDFSPLLKDPSALSFIADEFAKHFHPKDIDLFAGIESRGFLLACILATRYNKGMIMIRKVGKLPGKTSKLSYKIEYGQDTIEIQKDIISKGQKILICDDLLATGGTAKASAKLIEKVGGKVAGFAFIIELTELNGIKGINQYNCKSLVKY from the coding sequence ATGAATCTTAAAGAGAAAATATCTGAATTTCCAAATTTCCCTAAAAAAGGAATATTATTTAGAGATTTTAGTCCACTTTTAAAAGATCCATCAGCATTATCATTTATTGCAGATGAATTTGCAAAACATTTCCATCCAAAAGATATTGATTTGTTTGCAGGTATAGAATCAAGAGGGTTTTTACTTGCATGTATTTTGGCTACCAGATACAATAAGGGAATGATAATGATTAGAAAAGTAGGAAAGTTACCAGGTAAGACTAGCAAACTATCATATAAAATTGAATACGGTCAAGATACAATTGAAATTCAAAAAGACATAATCAGCAAAGGACAGAAGATCCTAATTTGTGATGACTTACTTGCTACAGGAGGAACTGCCAAAGCTTCTGCAAAACTAATCGAAAAAGTAGGTGGAAAAGTTGCGGGATTTGCATTCATTATTGAGTTAACAGAACTAAACGGAATTAAAGGAATAAATCAATACAATTGTAAATCATTGGTCAAGTATTAA
- a CDS encoding S-methyl-5'-thioadenosine phosphorylase codes for MEKDVEIGIFGGTGIYDSGILENPQEVTIDTPYGKPSDSITVGIFKGRKIAFLPRHGKKHTIPPHMINYRANIWAFKELGITRIIAPSAVGSLKEEIEPGHFALPTQFLDFTKSRNGSFSELGRVIHISVADPFCPELQSSILKVIKEKNFPIHQDCTYVCIEGPRFSTKAESKFYRSTGAGIIGMTLVPECQLAREAQMCYASISTVTDYDVWAEKPVTAKEVLETLSKNVERTKKILTDLINQIPKTRSCSCSKALAEAEF; via the coding sequence ATGGAAAAAGATGTAGAGATCGGAATTTTTGGAGGAACAGGAATTTATGATTCCGGAATACTAGAAAACCCGCAAGAAGTTACAATAGATACACCATATGGAAAACCATCAGATTCAATTACAGTGGGAATTTTCAAGGGAAGAAAGATTGCATTTTTACCAAGACATGGAAAAAAACACACAATTCCCCCACATATGATAAACTATAGAGCAAATATTTGGGCATTCAAAGAATTAGGGATAACTAGAATAATTGCACCTTCTGCAGTTGGAAGTTTGAAAGAAGAGATAGAGCCAGGCCATTTTGCATTACCTACACAGTTCTTAGATTTCACAAAATCAAGAAATGGGTCATTTTCAGAACTTGGAAGGGTTATCCACATCTCAGTAGCAGATCCATTTTGTCCTGAATTACAATCATCAATTCTTAAAGTAATAAAAGAGAAAAACTTTCCAATTCATCAAGATTGCACATATGTTTGCATTGAAGGACCAAGATTTTCCACCAAGGCTGAATCAAAATTCTACAGAAGTACAGGTGCAGGTATTATTGGAATGACATTAGTTCCAGAATGTCAGCTAGCAAGAGAAGCTCAGATGTGCTATGCATCAATTTCAACAGTTACAGATTATGATGTATGGGCAGAAAAACCAGTAACAGCCAAAGAAGTATTAGAAACGTTATCAAAAAACGTAGAGCGAACAAAAAAAATTCTAACAGATTTAATTAATCAAATTCCAAAAACAAGAAGTTGTTCTTGTTCTAAGGCTTTGGCAGAAGCTGAATTTTAG
- a CDS encoding Hsp20/alpha crystallin family protein, whose translation MASYKGTYSNEQSLNFVIPIMVILFLGIIYIMTQRAGSGFVSFILIGAAAITMFYWIHVLKKMTKDQKPVYNAREQETKNWVYDLIKGDADFVFVSEVPGPEDKISVRLIDGVLYIRGSGGFSKEVPITGSNEMQIQDFKYRNGVLTLRIK comes from the coding sequence TTGGCAAGTTATAAGGGAACATATTCAAATGAACAATCGTTAAACTTTGTAATTCCAATAATGGTAATTTTGTTTTTAGGAATTATTTACATAATGACCCAAAGAGCAGGTTCAGGTTTTGTTAGTTTTATCCTAATTGGAGCTGCGGCAATTACAATGTTTTATTGGATTCATGTTCTAAAGAAAATGACTAAGGATCAAAAACCAGTATACAATGCTAGGGAACAAGAAACTAAAAATTGGGTCTATGATTTGATCAAAGGAGATGCAGATTTTGTATTTGTATCAGAAGTTCCTGGTCCAGAAGACAAGATATCAGTTAGACTAATTGACGGCGTATTGTATATTCGCGGTTCTGGAGGATTTTCAAAAGAAGTTCCAATAACAGGATCAAATGAAATGCAAATTCAGGATTTCAAATATAGAAACGGCGTACTTACACTAAGAATAAAATAA
- a CDS encoding DNA topoisomerase IV subunit A, with amino-acid sequence MTTNKIKDRKQKAKVKQQNIIDALKDHGAKVYGDLDNGQFPKFSIPSRSVSNIVYDKKLRQYILGNSAAVRSSRNSSQLRSFTQLMWLAFFANRLTQEKKSSTLRDVYYSSQAFAIEFEDQSESDNIIVDLEAVLSKPREDFHIFPEERSSIFGDLNIEYTIPGYEGKKMNLSNHPDGYAIGPSLTTAELLDTSAEIVIAIEKGGLFTRFVEEQVDKKFKSIIINTGGQAPRSTRTLLKRLHDELGLPVIILTDGDVYGEHIAMVIKSGSANAAHLRELTVPDAKWVGVWATDIEKFKLPTIPMTESDIKRCYDLQTDPRYQEGIWKKELDVFLKIKRKAELEAFSKYGLTNITDKYLPQKLELAKSL; translated from the coding sequence TTGACGACAAATAAAATTAAAGATCGTAAGCAAAAAGCAAAAGTAAAACAGCAGAATATTATCGATGCCCTAAAAGATCATGGTGCTAAAGTTTATGGTGACTTAGATAACGGACAATTTCCAAAATTTTCAATACCTAGCAGATCAGTCAGTAATATTGTTTATGATAAAAAACTTAGACAATATATCTTAGGAAACTCTGCTGCTGTTAGAAGTTCTAGAAACTCATCTCAATTAAGATCATTTACACAATTAATGTGGTTGGCATTTTTTGCTAACCGATTAACACAAGAAAAAAAATCATCTACGTTAAGAGATGTGTATTATTCATCTCAAGCATTCGCAATTGAATTTGAAGATCAATCTGAATCTGATAACATTATAGTTGATCTCGAAGCCGTATTATCAAAACCCCGAGAAGATTTTCATATTTTTCCTGAAGAGAGAAGCTCAATTTTTGGAGATTTGAATATAGAATACACTATTCCTGGATACGAAGGAAAAAAAATGAATCTTTCAAACCATCCTGATGGATATGCCATTGGTCCAAGTCTTACTACTGCCGAATTATTAGATACAAGTGCTGAAATCGTAATTGCCATTGAAAAAGGTGGTTTGTTTACAAGATTTGTTGAAGAACAAGTTGATAAGAAATTCAAATCTATTATCATTAATACTGGAGGACAAGCTCCTCGTTCTACTAGAACTCTTTTAAAGAGACTTCATGATGAATTAGGACTACCAGTAATTATTCTGACCGATGGTGATGTGTATGGAGAACATATTGCAATGGTAATAAAATCTGGTTCAGCAAATGCTGCACATCTTCGAGAACTCACTGTTCCTGATGCAAAATGGGTAGGTGTATGGGCTACTGATATTGAAAAATTCAAACTTCCTACAATCCCAATGACTGAATCAGACATTAAACGATGCTATGATTTACAAACTGATCCAAGATATCAAGAAGGTATTTGGAAAAAAGAACTGGATGTATTTCTTAAAATTAAAAGAAAAGCTGAATTAGAAGCATTTTCAAAATATGGTTTGACAAACATTACTGATAAATATCTTCCACAAAAATTAGAACTTGCAAAAAGTTTGTAG
- a CDS encoding DNA topoisomerase VI subunit B yields the protein MSSIKEKFNQISPSEFFYRNRDLAGFSNPTRSLYTAVREFVENSLDACDQKGIFPDVHLSIKAVDPDAPDPKPYILTVKDNGPGIESKHVPLAFGTVLYGSKFGLKQARGMFGLGATMAILYGQITTNKPVYVKSSTDGKIQDEFELLLDIQKNKPVILKHNTKEVTKRGLSVSICLEGDYAKAGSKIKDYVYETSLITPYATITFDDPKGEKFHYSKIVNEMPPAPTIIRPHAHGIDVETIRRMMVESQFEIPNIDDIMIEKVRKDLGLAKKNLTFTGIMDKAAKRWKTLSRPVRVVISLMSFLEMDFDKLSKVRIDDIDVPNKKLYYWDFGDSQAKTIDLDSDNPYYKQLTGTVQGETLTAFLTKRFQRIGPSTAVKFAEFAGFKPEKRMGSLTNEELVKLSDSLQKFEDFLSPDPSCLAPLGEEPLEKGMKKFFKPDFCAVVQRPASAYSGFPFVVEMGIAYGGEIKPGGPHVYRYANRIPLLYDEGSDVVLKVVNDTDWSRYKVKGDPPFVIVSHICSTRIPYKTVGKENVADRQEIERELRLGLQFLSRKLAAYMSKRGQAEMAKKRANLYAKYLPLISQFCTELSGKTKEPNYKKLLEEEITVDDK from the coding sequence ATGTCTTCTATTAAAGAAAAATTTAATCAGATCTCACCAAGTGAGTTTTTTTATAGAAATAGGGATTTAGCCGGATTTAGCAATCCTACTAGATCACTTTATACCGCTGTAAGGGAGTTTGTAGAAAACTCTTTAGATGCATGTGATCAAAAAGGAATCTTTCCTGATGTCCATCTTTCAATAAAGGCTGTTGATCCAGACGCTCCGGATCCTAAACCATACATCTTAACTGTAAAAGACAATGGTCCTGGAATAGAATCTAAACATGTTCCATTAGCCTTTGGAACTGTACTTTATGGCTCTAAATTTGGATTAAAACAGGCACGAGGAATGTTTGGTCTAGGAGCTACAATGGCGATTCTATATGGACAAATTACCACAAACAAACCGGTTTATGTTAAAAGTTCCACTGATGGAAAAATTCAGGACGAGTTTGAATTGTTGTTGGATATTCAAAAAAATAAACCTGTGATTTTAAAACATAATACCAAAGAAGTAACAAAAAGGGGTCTTTCTGTCAGTATTTGTCTTGAAGGCGATTATGCAAAAGCAGGTTCAAAAATTAAAGATTATGTTTATGAAACCTCTTTGATTACGCCATATGCAACAATAACTTTTGATGATCCTAAAGGAGAAAAATTCCATTACTCTAAAATTGTAAATGAGATGCCACCTGCACCGACAATTATTAGACCTCATGCACATGGTATTGATGTTGAAACAATTAGACGTATGATGGTTGAATCTCAATTCGAAATTCCAAACATTGATGATATAATGATTGAAAAAGTTAGGAAAGATTTGGGACTGGCAAAAAAAAATCTCACCTTTACTGGAATTATGGATAAAGCAGCAAAACGTTGGAAAACTCTTTCCAGACCTGTAAGAGTTGTTATTTCTTTGATGTCCTTTCTTGAAATGGATTTTGATAAACTTAGTAAAGTTAGAATTGATGATATTGATGTACCAAATAAAAAATTATACTATTGGGATTTTGGTGATTCACAAGCAAAAACAATTGATCTTGATTCTGATAATCCTTACTATAAACAATTAACTGGCACGGTTCAGGGTGAAACACTAACTGCATTTTTGACTAAACGATTTCAACGAATAGGGCCTTCAACTGCTGTAAAGTTTGCAGAGTTTGCAGGTTTCAAACCTGAAAAACGGATGGGATCATTGACAAATGAAGAACTTGTAAAACTAAGTGATTCATTACAGAAATTTGAGGATTTTCTTTCACCTGATCCTAGCTGTTTAGCTCCCCTAGGGGAAGAACCCCTTGAGAAAGGTATGAAGAAATTCTTCAAACCTGATTTCTGCGCAGTGGTTCAGCGTCCAGCATCTGCCTATTCTGGTTTTCCCTTTGTTGTGGAGATGGGTATTGCTTACGGTGGTGAAATTAAACCAGGTGGACCACATGTTTACCGTTATGCTAATCGAATTCCATTACTTTATGATGAAGGAAGCGATGTAGTTCTCAAAGTTGTAAATGATACCGATTGGAGTAGGTATAAAGTCAAAGGTGATCCTCCTTTTGTTATAGTATCTCATATTTGTTCAACTAGAATACCTTACAAAACAGTTGGAAAAGAAAATGTTGCTGATAGACAAGAAATAGAACGTGAATTAAGATTAGGTTTACAATTTCTTTCTAGAAAACTTGCAGCATACATGTCAAAACGTGGTCAAGCCGAGATGGCAAAAAAAAGAGCAAATCTATATGCAAAGTATCTGCCCCTTATTTCGCAATTTTGTACAGAACTTTCCGGAAAGACTAAAGAACCAAATTATAAGAAATTATTAGAAGAGGAGATTACAGTTGACGACAAATAA
- a CDS encoding KH domain-containing protein produces MSFEKILRIPNERIAVLIGKSGSVKSKIEQLCYVTLDIDGESGEVFIKSNGDVESIQPFKAMEIVTAIGRGFSPDNAMSLLKGENALHVIDLREFAGKSNANIERIKGRIIGEGGKARKNMENLTGTHISVYGKTVSIIGDTSKLKLVVDAISSISNGSIHGAVYNKLEAANRKSKQEKMQLWENQDVFY; encoded by the coding sequence ATGAGTTTTGAAAAAATACTTAGAATTCCAAATGAACGTATAGCCGTATTAATTGGCAAATCCGGTTCAGTAAAATCTAAGATTGAACAGCTATGTTATGTTACTTTAGATATCGATGGTGAATCAGGTGAAGTTTTTATCAAATCTAACGGTGATGTTGAAAGTATTCAACCTTTCAAAGCTATGGAGATAGTAACTGCAATAGGTAGAGGTTTTTCTCCTGATAATGCAATGAGTTTACTAAAGGGTGAAAATGCATTACACGTGATAGATTTGAGGGAGTTTGCCGGAAAATCAAATGCAAATATTGAAAGGATAAAAGGGAGAATTATAGGAGAAGGCGGTAAGGCAAGAAAAAACATGGAAAATTTAACTGGGACTCATATTTCTGTATATGGAAAAACTGTTTCAATAATTGGAGATACTAGTAAACTAAAATTGGTTGTAGATGCAATATCCTCAATATCAAATGGTAGTATACATGGTGCCGTTTACAACAAATTAGAAGCAGCAAATAGAAAAAGTAAACAAGAAAAAATGCAACTATGGGAAAATCAAGATGTCTTCTATTAA